Sequence from the Penaeus chinensis breed Huanghai No. 1 chromosome 5, ASM1920278v2, whole genome shotgun sequence genome:
atttatatatgattgcATTTATTGTACTGTAAGTTTGCTAGAGTAACAAAGCACACATAAAGCAAACAGAGTTTTacttcataacaacaataaaccgGACATCACAATACAGTACTTAAAATCTTCAGCTTCAACAACTATACGGAAGTGTAAGAGTTACTGTACATAACCTTCTTCCCGGTTCATCTTCAAACAGATGGTCTATCGCTGCGGTGCCAGGCTAGTCGAgatgcacagaaaaaaaacaaaaaaacactacttACTACAAAATATATCCACCTTTACACAAGATGGCAACAAGAGATAACATCGGATAGGGAcacttcgttaaaaaaaaaacagactaggCACAAAGAAGTTCCTCATTGGGGAGCATCATATCTGTCGGAGGTCTGGCTGGAGTCCCTGAGTTCCCCGCGGGCGCGAGCGGCTTCCTGCTGctcggcgaaggcgatctggtcgaggacgaactgagggatcgggtgggggaaggcgggagggacggggaggaggtcGGACTGGGGCTGGTAGCCGTTCTCGTCGGCGATGAACTTGACTTCTACGGGAGTGCCATCGGGAGCGGTATATCTGGAGGAGAGCGATGGggtctttgcttttatttcagaAAGGATTTTGGTTTAAATTCGGAAACGACTGAACTTACTTATACAAAGTACATGTCTGCTTGTTAGATACAGATTTACATCAtgcatgaaaaaaaggaaaattattgagtgaaaatgaaaaaaataatgagaaccaaacacacacacaaacaagaatcaacatgaataattattataacatattAATGCACACAGAATCCTCTTCCAAAACTCACGCAAAGCTTCCGGCGCTGTTGATGCTTCCGACCGCCCCGGGAGAGCCGGACTCCGACACCACGATGCCGTTCCCTGTCGCCACGTCGAAGTTGTACCTCCCGTCGTTCTCGATCACGCGCTCGTCCTTGAGGATGGGCACGTGCTCCCTGCTATCGTCGAAGCGAGCCTGCCCTTGCTCGGACTCGTACTGTGGGGCGGCGAAGACCCCGGCCACAACGAGAGAAAGCACTACCTGTAATGAAAAATTAAGAGTCGTTTCGGTTTTGGTCCATCGAGGGTAAATCATCAGGACTTAATGAAATAAGAATTAGCATCTGAATTATGAACTTTCCACTGGATTATTTTCAAGACACGACCACGCAAAAGATCAAGGCATATGGACTCTATTCCAACTGTTTTtatctagttattttttttttttattcgtgcttTCCCGTGACCATTTTTTTCGTACAATACCAGAAATTACTTACGAACTTCATCTTGCGACGTTCCAAGGCGAACTGGTACGGGTATCACGTGACCGAAGCGCTTTATACTCCGTTCGCTGACCCCGGTTGCCAGCTGCATCTCCACAGGTCAACATTTCCCTTTTACTTTCTATTTTCATGACACAAGGGTCAGTATCTCTCCCCGTGCTTGCGTGTTCCTTTCCACCAAGCTTTCCTTTCTAAAGCGTCGGTGGCATTGCTGTTTATTATGTTTAGTAAAGTAGTGAGTATATCTGCATGTACTGCAAAATGAAAGAGGTGACTGCTTGTTGcatgtggaagaaaaaaaagaacccacagaaatgcaaaacaaagaaaaacatgagAACCCGCCCTTCCCGAACAATAAATTCTGCAATTACTTCACGCCTAGAGCTTAGACTTTCACcatttctttcgtgtgtgtgtgtgtgtgtgtatatatatatatatatatatatatatatatatatatatatatatatatatatatatatatatatatatatatatatttatatttatatatatatatgcatatatatatatatatatgtatgtatgtatgcatgtatgtgtgtgtgtgtgtgtgtgtatatatgtgtgtatgtgtgtgtgtgtgtgtgtgtgtgtgtgtgtgtgtgtgtgtgtgtgtgtgtgtgtttgtgtgtgtgtgtgtgtgtgtgtgtgtgtgtttgtgtgtgtgtgtgtgtgtgtgtgtgtagatttaaatatacacaaatacatatatatatatacatatatacatacatacatacacacacacacacacacatatatatatatatatatatatatatatatatatatatatatatatatatgtatgtatatatatatatatatatatatatatatatatatatatatatatatgcatgtgtatatacatgtatatatatatatatatatatatatatatatatatatatatatatgtatgtgtgtgtgtgtgtgtgtgtgtgtgtgtgtgtgtgtatgtgtgtgagttttttttctgaattgttCGTGACTGTGCATTTTTCTCAGATTTAGGCAATACACACAAAAGATGTTCCATCTCTTTTGTTACTAGACCGTATAGATATTGGTCTTTCTTTCAATAAATGGTGGCAATATTGTCTGTCAGGTGGAGTATTTTCAGATATTTTCTTCTAAACCattaagatatatttatagagacaTGTACCCttgctatatatacatgttcccATATAGTCCGCATGCAATAATGAACACAGAGAAATCAAAATGAAGATACTTATATAATTAAAAACTTTCACACTGGTATCCTCGTgcactgcacacacacaagcacacaaacacacatagacacacacaaaatctcCACATTTAAAAGAAACACTCTGAAAAAATCAttaacaatactatcattatcattaatagtattattgttattattgttattcatattattattattatcattattattattatcattatcattatcatcattattatgattattatcattattgtcgtcactatcattattgttattactgttttgtgttgttatcattgttattattatcaatatggacaatataattaatgttataagcattatttacattataattatcgttattatcattattgttattattattgatattattgttattgctattatcattatcattgtttcaatattattcttttgatattactatcattatcatccttattgttattataagctttatttacattatcattatcgttattatcattattgttattattattaatattattgttattgctattatcattatcattgtttcaatattattcttttgatattactatcattatcatctttattgtttttattattattgttgttattatcattattattattattattattatcactattatttttattattatcattattatcgttataattttcatcgttactcttatcataattattaatgttgttattattctctatatatttactacaattataattatccttatcagaatcgttatccttatttttattactttcatcgtCATGCAAAACAATAATCAAATTACATTGCCCTTATCCAAACAAGATACCATTAATATAATCAAGCTAATTCTATAAATGAGATTCATTTCAGTGTTAACCTCTTGTCTTCATATGTGGCTTGCAACATTTTACCACAGAGAGAAAATCATTGCTATGCATGTGCATGAAGattaataaattgatatacaGTTAGATACATttatggaaagatatatagattgatatatagatagacagacagatagataggtgagaCAGGAATGaagatttacatatgtatacagccatgcatatatatactagattcatacactgtgtgtgtgtgtgtgtgtgtgtgtgtgagtgtctgtgtgtgtgtgtgtgtgtgtgtgtgagagagagtgaatgtgtgtgtgtatatatatgtgtgtgtatgtgtatgtgtatgtgtgtgtgtgtgtgtgtgtgtgtgtgtaatttgcatatatatacacagatatatatatatatatatatatatatatatatatatacttcttgcAGAGAGAAATGACGCCATCTTTCCATATCATTTCTGTGGCCAAAATATGTTCGACTAAACTCTGCAATCAAAAAACATTTTTCTCGTGGTCGTCAAATGTTacattttctttcgctctctatatTCTGCAGTATTCGTTCTTACCTTCCTCCAAAATTGGTAAATTGATATGATGTCttttcttacatttatatatatatatatatatatatatatatatatatatatatatatatatatatgcatatgtatatatatgtatatatatgtatgtgtgtgtgtgtgtgtgtgtgtgtgtgtgtgtacatatatatatatatatatatatatatatatatatatatatatatatatatataaatgtaagaaaGACATCATATcaatttaccaatatatatatatatatgcatatatatatatatacatatatatatatatatgtatatatatatatacatatatatatgtatatatacatatatatatatgtgtgtgtgtgtgtgtgtgtgtgtgtgtgtgtgtgtgtgtgtgtcacctatctatctgtctgtacggcatgtgtgcgcatatatatgaatatatatatatatatatatatatatatatatatatatatatatatatatatatatatatttatatatatgcacacacacagatacacacgcacatacacacacacacacacacacacacacacacacacacacacacacacacacacacacacacacgcacacacacacacacacagacatacgcagttaaatatatatatatatatatatatatatatatatatatatatatatacatatatattatcatacacacacacatacacacacacacacacacacccacacatatatatatatatatatatatatatatatatatatatatatatatatatgtatgtatttatatatatacatatatatagtatatgcatatttatatatgagtgtttatgtgcgtgcgtgtgtgtgtgtgtatgtgtgtgtgtgtgtgtgcgtgtgtgtgtgtgtgtgtgtgtgtgtgtgtgtgtgtgtgtgtatgtgtgtgtatgtgtgtgtgtgtgtgtgaataaaaatgtatatatatacatatatataaagatataatgataaatatgtttacacacacaaacaaaaacacacacacagacaaacagacacacacacacacacacacaaacacacacacacacacacacacacacacacacacacatatatatatatatatatatatatatatatatatatatatatataaatatatatatgtgcacacaaacacacacacacacacactcacacacacacacaaacacacacacacacatacacacacacacacacacacacacacacacacacacacacacacacacacacacacacacatatatatatatatatatatatatatatatatatatatatatatatatataaagtatatgcacatttacatatgtgcgtgcgtgcgtgtgtgtgtgtgtatgtgtgtgtgtgtgtgtgtgtgtgtgtgtgtgtgtgtgtgtgtgtgtgtgtgtgtttgtgtgtgtgtgtgagtgtgtgtgtttgtgtgcacatatatatatttatatatatatataaatgtatatatatatatatatgtgtgtgtgtgtgtgtgtgtgtgtgtgtgtgtttgtgtgtgtgtgtgtgtgtgtgtctgtttgtctgtgtgtgtgtttttgtttgtgtgtgtgtaaacatatttatcattatatctttatatatatgtatatatatacatttttattcacatacacacacacacatacacacacacatacacacacacacacacacacacacacacacacacacacacacacacacatacacacacacacacgcacgcacataaacactcatatatgaatatgcatatactatatatatgtatatatatacatatatttacatacatgtgtgtgtgtgtgtttttgtgtgtgtgtgtgcgcgtgtgtgtgcgtgtgtgtgtgtgtttttgtgtatgtgtgtgtaaacatatttatctatatatatctatatatctataaataaatatatatatatatatatgtatacatttatacacacacacacacacacacacacacacacgcgcacacacatacacacacacacacacacacacacacacacacatatatatatatatatatatatatatatatatatatatatatatatatatatttatatatatatatatatatatatatatatatatatatatatataaagtatatgcacatttacatatgtgcgtgcgtgcgtgcgtgtgtgtgtgtgtgtgtgtgtgtgtgtgtgtgtgtgtgtgtgtgtgtgtgtgtgtgtgtgtgtgtgtataaatgtatacatatatatatatatatatatatatatatatatttatttatagatatatagatatatatagataaatatgtttacacacacatacacaaaaacacacacacacacgcacacacacgcgcacacacacacacacaaacacacacacacacacacacacatatataaatatatatatatatatatatatatatatatatatatatatatatatatacatatacatgtatataaatatatatataaatatgtaatcacacatacacacacacacaca
This genomic interval carries:
- the LOC125025381 gene encoding cuticle protein AMP1B-like translates to MKFVVLSLVVAGVFAAPQYESEQGQARFDDSREHVPILKDERVIENDGRYNFDVATGNGIVVSESGSPGAVGSINSAGSFAYTAPDGTPVEVKFIADENGYQPQSDLLPVPPAFPHPIPQFVLDQIAFAEQQEAARARGELRDSSQTSDRYDAPQ